A stretch of Amycolatopsis balhimycina FH 1894 DNA encodes these proteins:
- a CDS encoding alpha/beta fold hydrolase translates to MRRPLKLTSVLSACGVLLASLTAAAPAEAAEAAAISCGDTDLPVTGPGLPPLVPGSPATVHGRLCLPAGAGPDTVQLLVHGGTYNSAYWDLPYEPARYSYQRDMAAHGYATFAVDQLGAGRSSRPLSLPLSVWAAAESMHEVVGHLRAGRVGGVPFAKVVIVGHSVGSGTVAAEASTYHDVDGVVLTGITHLPALPVLALGAALGLQPAFADEQPAHLGSDPLYFTTKPGARAGLFYAAGDADPGVIAADEATKDQVSVPGMGTVALFGIVLPATWGIAAPVFQVVGEKDVLFCGLLALRDCSDAGVLRAQEAPYYADPSKLSMYVLPGAGHSVALHENAGEYRDATRSWLQNRLGIAPQGYHSIGRN, encoded by the coding sequence TTGAGACGGCCGCTCAAACTGACGTCGGTGTTGTCCGCCTGCGGTGTCCTGCTCGCGTCGCTGACCGCGGCGGCGCCCGCCGAGGCCGCCGAGGCCGCCGCGATCTCCTGCGGCGACACGGATCTGCCGGTCACCGGTCCCGGCCTGCCACCGCTGGTCCCGGGTTCCCCCGCGACCGTGCACGGCCGCCTGTGCCTGCCCGCCGGTGCTGGGCCGGATACCGTCCAGCTGCTCGTGCACGGCGGGACGTACAACAGCGCCTACTGGGACCTGCCGTACGAACCGGCGCGCTACTCCTACCAGCGCGACATGGCCGCCCACGGCTACGCGACCTTCGCCGTGGACCAGCTCGGCGCCGGGCGCAGCAGCCGTCCCCTGAGCCTGCCGCTGTCGGTCTGGGCCGCGGCCGAGTCGATGCACGAGGTGGTCGGGCACCTGCGGGCCGGGCGCGTCGGCGGGGTGCCGTTCGCGAAGGTGGTCATCGTCGGGCACTCGGTCGGCTCGGGCACCGTCGCGGCGGAGGCGTCGACCTACCACGACGTCGACGGCGTCGTCCTCACCGGCATCACGCACCTGCCCGCGCTGCCGGTGCTGGCGCTGGGCGCGGCCCTCGGCCTGCAGCCCGCGTTCGCCGACGAACAGCCGGCCCACCTGGGCAGCGACCCGTTGTACTTCACCACGAAACCGGGGGCACGGGCCGGGCTCTTCTACGCCGCCGGGGACGCCGACCCGGGCGTGATCGCGGCCGACGAAGCGACCAAGGACCAGGTTTCGGTGCCCGGGATGGGCACGGTCGCGTTGTTCGGTATCGTGCTGCCGGCGACGTGGGGAATCGCCGCACCGGTTTTCCAGGTGGTCGGGGAAAAGGACGTCCTTTTCTGCGGCCTTCTGGCGTTGCGTGACTGTTCGGACGCCGGCGTGTTGCGCGCGCAGGAGGCGCCGTACTACGCCGATCCGTCGAAGCTTTCGATGTACGTCCTTCCGGGTGCCGGGCATTCCGTGGCGTTGCACGAAAACGCCGGGGAATACCGGGACGCCACCCGTTCGTGGCTGCAGAACCGCCTGGGGATCGCTCCGCAGGGTTATCACTCGATCGGACGAAACTGA
- a CDS encoding EAL domain-containing protein — MTAPRPRGDDPRQKPSAERAARRLGTLARKWGYLISTTAYLPHTPEEIERELTALAGRLFDAVASDPPDTADAAAAGGRLVELRCVGADSLRRSLEVLGKALLHEPELRRVDGLAERLVLVLGALSSGYGEMLREDIQKRQEGLSRALLKVEQETRQKQVISRAQFEEVFAGSASGVALSELDGRVLRANAALAKTLNRTPAEIATLTLFDLVHPDDVEQLRAGYRDLVAGRLHRLRTGRRLVGKDGEPMWATFAASVIRDSVGTPRQLLTIVDDDTEVSLLQRRLSHQALHDVLTGLPNRQFFSTRLETLLRDADPVHGATLFHLDLDGFSQINGGLGQDLGDRVLRGVAAKLKVVFDRETALVARLGGDEFGVLVQNAAETPDVVTLVHRITHELAEPEYVDGQHGVAVSAAIGVVHRPPRDITPAELLRASGLTLRRVQRTGIQWGLFDRELDRRDRHEFGLAASLAGAWENGEIVVGYRALVPAGADAVESLEARLRWNHPSEGVLPHETCVRLAAETGLALPLGTWLLRTAAERLAASGLDVPLVVELTAQQAADPELVGEIRRVLGDTGLAPSRLRPGFPAAGLAASGDAADNFKVLAEIGVPVEIHGFGDVTCLTEWPVRAVRLVANLVARRDHPLVTGTLSALIDAAHAAGAEVGVTGVETREQAAWWRDRGADRLSGPAYPELPAGLPGC; from the coding sequence GTGACTGCTCCCCGTCCCCGCGGTGACGACCCGCGGCAGAAGCCGTCCGCCGAACGCGCGGCGCGGCGGCTCGGCACGCTCGCGCGCAAATGGGGTTACCTGATCAGTACCACCGCCTACCTCCCGCACACCCCCGAAGAGATCGAGCGTGAGCTGACGGCGCTGGCCGGACGGCTGTTCGACGCCGTCGCGAGCGACCCGCCGGACACCGCCGATGCCGCGGCGGCCGGCGGACGGCTCGTCGAGCTGCGGTGCGTCGGCGCGGACAGCCTGCGCCGCAGCCTGGAAGTGCTCGGCAAGGCCCTGCTGCACGAGCCGGAGCTGCGCCGGGTCGACGGGCTCGCCGAGCGGCTCGTGCTGGTGCTCGGCGCGCTCAGCTCCGGCTACGGCGAGATGCTGCGCGAGGACATCCAGAAGCGGCAGGAGGGCCTCAGCCGCGCGCTGCTCAAGGTCGAGCAGGAGACGCGGCAGAAGCAGGTCATCAGCCGCGCGCAGTTCGAGGAGGTGTTCGCCGGCTCCGCCAGCGGCGTCGCGCTCAGCGAGCTCGACGGGCGCGTGCTGCGGGCCAACGCCGCGCTCGCCAAGACGCTCAACCGCACGCCGGCCGAGATCGCCACCCTGACCCTGTTCGACCTCGTCCACCCCGACGACGTCGAGCAGCTCCGCGCGGGCTACCGGGACCTGGTCGCCGGCCGGCTGCACCGGCTGCGCACCGGCCGCCGCCTGGTCGGCAAGGACGGCGAGCCGATGTGGGCCACCTTCGCCGCGTCGGTGATCCGCGACTCCGTCGGTACGCCCCGGCAGCTGCTGACGATCGTCGACGACGACACCGAGGTGTCGCTGCTGCAGCGGCGGCTGAGCCACCAGGCCCTGCACGACGTGCTGACCGGCCTGCCCAACCGCCAGTTCTTCAGCACCCGCCTCGAAACCCTGCTTCGCGACGCCGACCCGGTCCACGGGGCGACGCTGTTCCACCTCGACCTCGACGGCTTCTCGCAGATCAACGGCGGGCTCGGCCAGGACCTCGGCGACCGGGTGCTGCGGGGTGTCGCGGCGAAGCTGAAGGTGGTGTTCGACCGGGAAACGGCCCTCGTGGCACGCCTCGGCGGCGACGAGTTCGGGGTGCTGGTGCAGAACGCGGCGGAGACCCCCGACGTGGTGACCCTCGTCCACCGGATCACCCACGAACTCGCCGAGCCGGAGTACGTCGACGGGCAGCACGGGGTCGCGGTGTCGGCCGCCATCGGCGTCGTCCACCGGCCGCCGCGGGACATCACGCCCGCGGAGCTGCTTCGCGCGTCGGGTTTGACCCTGCGCCGCGTGCAGCGGACGGGGATCCAGTGGGGCCTGTTCGACCGCGAGCTGGACCGGCGCGACCGGCACGAATTCGGCCTGGCCGCGTCGCTGGCGGGCGCCTGGGAGAACGGCGAGATCGTCGTCGGCTACCGCGCACTGGTGCCCGCGGGCGCCGACGCGGTCGAAAGCCTCGAGGCGCGGCTGCGCTGGAACCACCCGTCCGAAGGCGTGCTGCCGCACGAGACGTGCGTGCGGCTTGCCGCGGAGACCGGGCTGGCGCTGCCGCTCGGCACGTGGCTGCTGCGGACGGCGGCCGAGCGGCTCGCGGCGTCCGGGCTCGACGTGCCGCTCGTCGTCGAGCTCACCGCACAGCAGGCCGCCGACCCCGAGCTGGTGGGCGAGATCCGCCGGGTGCTCGGCGACACCGGCTTGGCGCCCTCGCGGCTGCGCCCCGGCTTCCCGGCGGCCGGCCTGGCCGCGTCCGGCGACGCGGCCGACAACTTCAAGGTGCTGGCGGAAATCGGCGTGCCGGTGGAGATCCACGGCTTCGGCGACGTCACCTGCCTCACGGAGTGGCCGGTGCGCGCGGTCCGCCTGGTGGCGAACCTGGTGGCGCGCCGGGACCACCCGCTGGTGACGGGCACGCTGTCGGCGTTGATCGACGCGGCGCACGCGGCCGGGGCCGAGGTCGGCGTGACCGGTGTCGAGACGCGCGAGCAGGCCGCGTGGTGGCGGGATCGCGGCGCGGACCGGTTGTCGGGCCCGGCGTACCCGGAGCTCCCGGCCGGGTTGCCCGGCTGCTGA
- a CDS encoding (Fe-S)-binding protein, with translation MLVRLILGLLMTVVGLAVAGKRVAFLYRLIKAGQPDAKRSDDLGARVFAQVREVFGQRKLLKWSVPGLAHFFTFWGFVILASVYLEAYGALFDERFAIPWIGHWAVLGFLQDFIAVMVAVSLGVFAVIRVRNAPERKDRASRFYGSHTGGAWLILIMIFNVVWTMFFFRGASSASGNFPYDSGAYVSLGVGNLLEPLGHSTTEVLETVGLLLHIGVMLVFLSIVLYSKHLHIFVAPINVSAKRLPDALGPLLPMESGGKPIDFEDPGEDDTFGRGKIGDFTWKGMLDFATCTECGRCQSQCPAWNTGKPLSPKLLIMGLRDNLFEEAPYILAGTEHEQARPLVGPEADGGVIDPDVLWSCTTCGACVEQCPVDIEHVDHIVDMRRYQVMIESAFPTELGGLFKNLETKGNPWGQNNSERLAWTKDLGFDVPVFDGELAEDVEYVYWVGCAGAFDDNARKTVRATAELLHIAGVKYVVLGKEESCTGDPARRAGNEFLFQMMAQQTAETLNAVFEGREPRLRKIVTTCPHCLNTLGREYPDLDGHYEVVHHTQLLNRLVRGGQLTPVKPVEEGPRVTYHDPCYLGRHNKVYTPPRELVGATGATLEEMPRHADRALCCGAGGARMWMEEQIGKRINLERVDEAIATDAETIVTGCPFCRVMLTDGLVQRQSEQKAENVDVRDVAQLLLERVKAPAPATEP, from the coding sequence GTGCTCGTTCGTCTCATCCTCGGTCTGCTCATGACCGTCGTCGGCCTCGCCGTCGCCGGCAAGCGAGTGGCCTTCCTGTACCGGCTGATCAAGGCGGGCCAGCCGGACGCCAAACGCTCCGACGACCTGGGCGCCCGGGTCTTCGCGCAGGTGCGCGAGGTGTTCGGCCAGCGCAAGCTGCTGAAGTGGTCGGTGCCCGGCCTGGCGCACTTCTTCACGTTCTGGGGCTTCGTGATCCTCGCTTCGGTGTACCTCGAGGCGTACGGCGCGCTCTTCGACGAGCGGTTCGCCATCCCGTGGATCGGCCACTGGGCGGTGCTCGGCTTCCTGCAGGACTTCATCGCCGTCATGGTGGCCGTCTCGCTGGGCGTGTTCGCGGTGATCCGCGTCCGCAACGCCCCCGAGCGCAAGGACCGTGCGTCGCGCTTCTACGGCTCGCACACCGGCGGCGCGTGGCTGATCCTGATCATGATCTTCAACGTCGTCTGGACGATGTTCTTCTTCCGCGGCGCTTCTTCGGCGTCCGGCAACTTCCCCTACGACTCCGGCGCGTACGTCTCCCTCGGCGTCGGGAACCTCCTGGAGCCGCTCGGGCACTCGACGACCGAGGTGCTGGAGACGGTCGGCCTGCTGCTGCACATCGGCGTCATGCTGGTGTTCCTGTCGATCGTGCTCTACTCCAAGCACCTGCACATCTTCGTGGCGCCGATCAACGTCTCGGCGAAGCGGCTGCCGGACGCGCTCGGCCCGCTGCTGCCGATGGAGTCCGGCGGCAAGCCGATCGACTTCGAGGACCCGGGCGAGGACGACACGTTCGGCCGCGGCAAGATCGGCGACTTCACGTGGAAGGGCATGCTGGACTTCGCGACCTGCACCGAGTGCGGCCGCTGCCAGTCGCAGTGCCCGGCGTGGAACACCGGGAAGCCGTTGTCGCCCAAGCTGCTCATCATGGGCCTGCGCGACAACCTCTTCGAGGAGGCGCCTTACATCCTCGCGGGCACCGAGCACGAACAGGCGCGCCCGCTGGTCGGCCCGGAGGCCGACGGCGGCGTCATCGACCCGGACGTGCTGTGGTCCTGCACCACGTGTGGCGCGTGCGTCGAGCAGTGCCCGGTGGACATCGAGCACGTCGACCACATCGTCGACATGCGCCGTTACCAGGTGATGATCGAGTCGGCGTTCCCGACCGAGCTGGGCGGGCTGTTCAAGAACCTGGAGACCAAGGGCAACCCGTGGGGCCAGAACAACTCGGAACGCCTCGCCTGGACGAAGGACCTCGGCTTCGACGTCCCGGTGTTCGACGGCGAGCTGGCCGAGGACGTCGAGTACGTCTACTGGGTCGGCTGCGCGGGCGCCTTCGACGACAACGCCCGCAAGACCGTCCGCGCCACGGCCGAGCTCCTGCACATCGCCGGGGTGAAGTACGTGGTGCTCGGCAAGGAGGAGTCCTGCACCGGTGACCCGGCGCGCCGCGCGGGCAACGAGTTCCTCTTCCAGATGATGGCGCAGCAGACCGCGGAGACCCTCAACGCCGTGTTCGAGGGCCGTGAGCCGCGGCTGCGCAAGATCGTCACGACCTGCCCGCACTGCCTGAACACCCTCGGCCGCGAGTACCCGGACCTGGACGGGCACTACGAGGTCGTGCACCACACGCAGCTGCTCAACCGGCTGGTGCGCGGCGGGCAGCTGACCCCGGTCAAGCCGGTGGAGGAGGGTCCCCGCGTCACCTACCACGACCCCTGCTACCTCGGGCGGCACAACAAGGTCTACACGCCGCCGCGCGAGCTGGTCGGCGCGACGGGCGCGACGCTCGAGGAGATGCCGCGGCACGCGGACCGGGCCCTGTGCTGCGGCGCGGGTGGCGCGCGGATGTGGATGGAGGAGCAGATCGGCAAGCGGATCAACCTCGAGCGGGTGGACGAGGCGATCGCCACGGACGCCGAGACGATCGTGACCGGCTGCCCCTTCTGCCGGGTGATGCTCACCGACGGCCTGGTCCAGCGCCAGAGCGAGCAGAAGGCGGAGAACGTCGACGTCCGCGACGTCGCCCAGCTGCTGCTGGAGCGGGTGAAGGCCCCCGCACCCGCGACCGAACCCTGA
- a CDS encoding FHA domain-containing protein codes for MGRRDSATIETLDGAVARLAVRRGAWLVGRGPEADLRLYSDRVSPRHAWLRRDARGTWVSDAGSRTGTLVNGEPLAPRQARLLRTGDRVTFGSISAVYTDALPADDEPPVFAETAAGRGTARLAGLVLGPLLTVAGFGLGAWRVLRHVGAVGLWPGVVLFALGIAVTAVSVALAGRPQ; via the coding sequence ATGGGGCGACGGGACTCGGCGACGATCGAGACACTCGACGGCGCGGTCGCGAGGTTGGCGGTGCGGCGGGGTGCGTGGCTGGTCGGCCGCGGGCCGGAGGCGGACCTGAGGCTGTATTCGGATCGGGTGAGCCCCCGGCACGCGTGGCTCCGGCGGGACGCGCGCGGCACCTGGGTGTCCGACGCGGGTTCGCGCACCGGCACGCTGGTCAACGGCGAGCCGCTGGCACCGCGGCAGGCCCGGCTGCTGCGCACCGGTGACCGTGTGACCTTCGGGTCGATCAGCGCCGTCTACACCGACGCGCTCCCGGCGGACGACGAACCGCCGGTCTTCGCGGAAACGGCGGCGGGCCGGGGAACGGCCCGGCTGGCGGGCCTGGTCCTCGGCCCGCTGCTGACCGTGGCCGGGTTCGGGCTGGGAGCGTGGCGGGTGCTCCGGCACGTCGGAGCCGTCGGCCTGTGGCCCGGCGTGGTCTTGTTCGCGCTGGGCATCGCGGTGACGGCGGTCAGTGTGGCGCTGGCTGGCCGTCCACAGTAG
- a CDS encoding MFS transporter, protein MTGSMPRKAALAAWIGSALEYYDFFIYGTAAALVFNKVFFPASSPATGTLLALATFGVGYLARPVGAFVLGHVGDRFGRKRVLVFTLLLMGVATFAVGCLPTYSSVGVLAPVLLVVLRLLQGLSAAGEQAGANSMSLEHAPERRRAYFTSFTLSGTQAGQILATAIFLPVATLPQDQLLSWGWRVPFWGSALVVVVGFVIRRKLAETPVFERTEVAKLPVAELFRRHWVDVLRVVVAATIASVSTIFTVYALSYAVNTIGLARTPMLWVGVLANVVALAAIPLLAGLADRVGRKPVFITGCLLCGVLIFPYLWSISIGSYALLFVLGIVLFGVAYSGVNGVWPALYGEMFSARVRLSGMAIGTQIGFAVAGFAPSVVAAIGSAKDDWLGVAIFTAAVCVAAAIAAATARETYLVPTAELGAKAAPSTVVMSTVDGQPAPH, encoded by the coding sequence GTGACCGGATCGATGCCCCGCAAGGCTGCGCTGGCCGCCTGGATCGGCAGCGCGCTCGAGTACTACGACTTCTTCATCTACGGCACCGCCGCCGCACTGGTCTTCAACAAGGTCTTCTTCCCGGCCTCCTCCCCCGCCACCGGCACGCTGCTGGCCCTGGCCACCTTCGGCGTCGGCTACCTCGCCCGGCCGGTCGGCGCGTTCGTCCTCGGCCACGTCGGCGACCGGTTCGGGCGCAAGCGCGTGCTCGTCTTCACCCTGCTGCTGATGGGCGTCGCGACGTTCGCCGTCGGCTGCCTGCCCACGTACTCGAGCGTCGGCGTCCTGGCGCCGGTCCTGCTGGTCGTTCTCCGGCTGCTGCAAGGACTTTCCGCGGCCGGCGAGCAGGCGGGCGCGAACTCGATGTCGCTGGAGCACGCTCCGGAACGGCGCCGCGCCTACTTCACCAGCTTCACCCTCAGCGGTACCCAGGCCGGTCAGATCCTGGCCACCGCGATCTTCCTCCCGGTCGCCACGCTGCCGCAGGACCAGCTGCTGAGCTGGGGCTGGCGGGTACCGTTCTGGGGCAGCGCGCTCGTCGTGGTCGTCGGCTTCGTGATCCGCCGCAAGCTCGCCGAGACGCCGGTGTTCGAACGCACCGAGGTCGCGAAGCTGCCGGTCGCCGAGCTGTTCCGCCGGCACTGGGTGGACGTCCTGCGCGTGGTCGTCGCCGCGACGATCGCCTCGGTGAGCACGATCTTCACCGTCTACGCGCTGAGCTACGCGGTCAACACGATCGGCCTGGCGCGCACCCCGATGCTCTGGGTCGGCGTCCTCGCGAACGTCGTCGCGCTGGCCGCCATCCCGCTGCTGGCGGGGCTCGCCGACCGCGTCGGCCGCAAGCCGGTGTTCATCACCGGGTGCCTGCTGTGCGGTGTCCTGATCTTCCCGTACCTGTGGTCGATCTCGATCGGCTCGTACGCCCTGCTGTTCGTGCTCGGCATCGTGTTGTTCGGGGTGGCGTACTCGGGTGTCAACGGCGTCTGGCCCGCGCTCTACGGCGAGATGTTCAGCGCCCGGGTGCGCCTGTCGGGCATGGCGATCGGCACCCAGATCGGCTTCGCGGTGGCGGGGTTCGCACCCAGCGTCGTCGCGGCGATCGGCTCGGCGAAGGACGACTGGCTGGGCGTCGCGATCTTCACCGCGGCGGTGTGCGTGGCGGCGGCGATCGCCGCGGCGACGGCCAGGGAAACCTACCTGGTGCCGACCGCGGAGCTGGGCGCCAAGGCCGCACCGTCCACTGTGGTCATGTCTACTGTGGACGGCCAGCCAGCGCCACACTGA
- a CDS encoding TetR/AcrR family transcriptional regulator produces the protein MAAPSSEAERQRDKERTRADILAVATREFADKGYTGARVDEIAARTSTTKRMIYYYFGGKEQLYIAVLEQAYSAIRALEKQVDVEHLAPEDALRQLAGLTFDHHEANPDFIRLVSIENIHHAEHLAQSEILAGLADPALGGLTVVLQRGRAAGRFRADADPLDVHMIISSFCVFRLANRHTFQAIFGRDMLDPARREHYRTMLGDLVIDYLTA, from the coding sequence GTGGCCGCACCATCGTCGGAGGCCGAGCGCCAGCGCGACAAGGAACGCACGCGCGCCGACATCCTCGCGGTGGCCACGCGGGAGTTCGCGGACAAGGGCTACACCGGCGCCCGCGTGGACGAGATCGCAGCCCGCACCAGCACGACCAAGCGGATGATCTACTACTACTTCGGCGGCAAGGAACAGCTCTACATCGCTGTGCTGGAGCAGGCGTACTCCGCGATCCGCGCCCTGGAAAAACAGGTCGACGTCGAGCACCTGGCCCCGGAGGACGCACTCCGGCAGCTGGCGGGGCTGACGTTCGACCACCACGAGGCGAACCCGGACTTCATCCGGCTGGTCAGCATCGAGAACATCCACCACGCCGAGCACCTCGCGCAGTCGGAGATCCTGGCCGGGCTGGCCGACCCGGCGCTCGGCGGGCTGACGGTCGTCCTCCAGCGCGGGCGCGCGGCCGGCCGCTTCCGCGCCGACGCCGACCCGCTCGACGTCCACATGATCATCAGCTCGTTCTGCGTGTTCCGGCTGGCGAACCGGCACACGTTCCAGGCGATCTTCGGCCGCGACATGCTCGACCCGGCCCGGCGCGAGCACTACCGCACGATGCTCGGCGACCTGGTGATCGACTACCTGACCGCCTGA
- a CDS encoding shikimate dehydrogenase → MTSYLIGLVGTGIGPSASPALHEREADELGLRYVYRLLDLDVLGRPVADVVEAARLAGFDGLNVTHPAKQAVLEHLDELSPEAEALGAVNTVVFERGRAIGHNTDATGFARSLGRGLPDVRMDEVVLLGAGGAGAAVAHALLSLGAKRLTVHDVDGARSAKLAGALRERFGTGRARTGGLDAVGHADGLVHATPTGMAAHPGSPVPAELLHPRLWVADIVYRPLETPLLAAARARGCRVLHGGGMVVLQAAESFRLFTGVDPDPARMLRHFDALEGETARAA, encoded by the coding sequence GTGACCAGCTACCTGATCGGCCTCGTCGGCACGGGCATCGGGCCGTCCGCCAGCCCGGCGCTGCACGAACGCGAGGCCGACGAGCTCGGCCTCCGCTACGTCTACCGCCTGCTGGACCTCGACGTGCTAGGCCGTCCGGTCGCCGACGTCGTCGAAGCGGCCCGGCTCGCCGGGTTCGACGGCCTCAACGTCACCCACCCGGCCAAGCAGGCGGTCCTGGAGCACCTCGACGAACTGTCCCCGGAGGCCGAAGCGCTCGGCGCGGTCAACACCGTCGTCTTCGAGCGAGGCCGCGCGATCGGGCACAACACCGACGCCACCGGCTTCGCCCGCAGCCTCGGCCGCGGCCTGCCCGACGTCCGGATGGACGAGGTCGTCCTCCTCGGCGCCGGGGGAGCGGGCGCGGCCGTCGCGCACGCGTTGCTTTCCCTGGGCGCCAAGCGGCTCACCGTTCACGACGTCGACGGCGCCCGGAGCGCCAAGCTGGCCGGCGCGCTCCGCGAGCGGTTCGGTACCGGCCGCGCGCGGACCGGCGGGCTCGACGCCGTCGGCCACGCCGACGGCCTGGTGCACGCGACCCCGACCGGGATGGCCGCCCACCCCGGCTCGCCGGTCCCGGCGGAGCTGCTGCACCCGCGGCTGTGGGTCGCCGACATCGTCTACCGGCCGCTGGAAACCCCGCTGCTGGCCGCCGCCCGCGCCCGCGGCTGCCGGGTGCTGCACGGCGGCGGCATGGTCGTGCTGCAGGCCGCCGAGTCGTTCCGGCTGTTCACCGGCGTCGACCCGGACCCGGCGCGGATGCTGCGGCACTTCGACGCCCTTGAAGGGGAGACCGCCCGTGCCGCCTGA
- a CDS encoding sugar phosphate isomerase/epimerase and 4-hydroxyphenylpyruvate domain-containing protein — protein sequence MPPEPRTAIATVCLSGTLEDKLAAAAAAGFDGVELFENDLVVSPSSPAEIRRRCAGLGLSIDLYQPFRDFEAVPPRLHEANLRRARHKFDVMAELGTDTVLVCSSVSPDAIDDDELAAEQLYALADLAAARGLRIAYEALAWGKHVNGYEHAWRIVRRAAHPALGVCLDSFHILSKGHDPAPIRAIPGDKIFFLQLADAPRLPMDVLPWSRHHRLFPGQGDFDLTAFTGHVLAAGYRGPLSLEVFNDVFRQADPRPAAVDAMRSLVALKESLGVLDLPSAPALTGHAFAEVVTDPGAGRVLASLGFARTGVHRTKPVELWEQGDARVVVNEGGPAHGAVGAVALASTDPARSARRAEALLAPVLPRVRGPREADLASVAAPDGTEVFLCGNDDWRDDFVPTGETAPGAGVFGIDHVALTQPFDHFEEAASFYRAVFGLTPSPVTEFAAPFGLVRSRGLSAGTVRLTLDSALVRRGEWAPAVPEPQHVAFACSDAVAAARAMRALEAPLLEIPGNYYDDLEARLDIPPDRIAALRANSVLYDRDSRGEFLHFYTAFAGERVFFEVVQRIGEYRGFGVVNAPVRMAAHRARRYAGPPVKTPA from the coding sequence GTGCCGCCTGAACCCCGCACCGCGATCGCCACCGTCTGCCTGTCCGGCACCCTCGAAGACAAGCTGGCCGCGGCCGCCGCGGCCGGGTTCGACGGCGTCGAGCTGTTCGAGAACGACCTGGTCGTCTCGCCGTCGAGCCCGGCCGAGATCCGCCGCCGCTGCGCCGGCCTCGGCCTCTCGATCGATCTCTACCAGCCCTTCCGCGACTTCGAAGCCGTCCCGCCCCGGCTGCACGAGGCCAACCTGCGCCGGGCGCGGCACAAGTTCGACGTCATGGCCGAGCTCGGCACGGACACCGTGCTGGTCTGCTCCTCGGTGTCGCCGGACGCCATCGACGACGACGAACTGGCCGCCGAGCAGCTGTACGCGCTCGCGGACCTCGCCGCCGCCCGCGGCCTGCGGATCGCCTACGAAGCCCTCGCCTGGGGCAAGCACGTCAACGGCTACGAGCACGCTTGGCGCATCGTGCGGCGCGCCGCGCACCCCGCGCTCGGCGTCTGCCTCGACAGCTTCCACATCCTGTCGAAGGGACACGACCCGGCGCCGATCCGGGCCATCCCGGGCGACAAGATCTTCTTCCTCCAGCTCGCCGATGCCCCGCGCCTGCCGATGGACGTGCTGCCGTGGAGCAGGCACCACCGGCTCTTCCCCGGCCAGGGCGACTTCGACCTGACGGCGTTCACCGGGCACGTGCTCGCCGCCGGCTACCGCGGCCCGCTGTCGCTGGAAGTCTTCAACGACGTCTTCCGCCAAGCCGATCCGAGGCCGGCCGCCGTCGACGCGATGCGGTCGCTGGTGGCGCTGAAGGAGTCGCTCGGCGTCCTGGACCTGCCGTCCGCGCCGGCGCTGACCGGTCACGCGTTCGCCGAGGTCGTCACCGACCCCGGCGCCGGGCGCGTCCTGGCGAGCCTGGGCTTCGCGCGCACCGGTGTGCACCGGACCAAGCCGGTCGAGCTGTGGGAACAGGGCGACGCCCGCGTGGTCGTCAACGAGGGCGGTCCGGCGCACGGCGCCGTCGGCGCGGTCGCGCTGGCGAGCACCGACCCGGCCCGCTCGGCTCGCCGGGCCGAAGCCCTGCTCGCGCCGGTCCTGCCGCGGGTCCGCGGGCCCCGGGAGGCCGATCTCGCGTCGGTCGCCGCACCGGACGGCACCGAAGTGTTCCTGTGCGGCAACGACGACTGGCGCGACGACTTCGTCCCGACCGGCGAGACCGCGCCCGGGGCGGGCGTCTTCGGAATCGATCACGTCGCGCTCACGCAGCCCTTCGACCACTTCGAGGAGGCCGCGTCGTTCTACCGCGCGGTGTTCGGGCTGACGCCGTCGCCGGTGACGGAGTTCGCCGCGCCGTTCGGGCTGGTGCGCAGCCGCGGCCTTTCGGCCGGGACCGTGCGGCTGACCTTGGACAGCGCCCTGGTGCGGCGCGGCGAATGGGCGCCCGCGGTACCCGAACCGCAGCACGTCGCGTTCGCCTGCTCGGACGCCGTCGCGGCGGCGCGGGCGATGCGCGCGCTGGAAGCGCCGCTGCTGGAGATCCCCGGCAACTACTACGACGACCTCGAAGCCAGGCTCGACATCCCGCCGGACCGGATCGCCGCGCTGCGGGCGAACTCGGTGCTGTACGACCGTGACTCCCGCGGTGAGTTCCTGCACTTCTACACCGCGTTCGCCGGCGAACGGGTGTTCTTCGAGGTGGTGCAGCGGATCGGGGAGTACCGCGGGTTCGGCGTGGTCAACGCGCCCGTGCGGATGGCCGCGCACCGGGCGCGCCGGTACGCCGGGCCGCCGGTGAAAACACCCGCCTGA